The proteins below come from a single Parazoarcus communis genomic window:
- a CDS encoding alpha/beta hydrolase, whose protein sequence is MNASRFGDLEVLCHSPEKDTPHATPLLFVHGAYTGAWCWEEHFLPWFAARGWTAYAVSLSGHGKSLHHDHLDSLSIDDYVRDLTQVIARLPSAPVLIGHSMGGLVVQKYLERATAPAAVLMASVPPQGLMGSAFGLMFKKPHLLADLNRLMNAGEAQLESLREALFHQPIEEATLRRYYALSQAESHRAIWDMTLFNLPQPAQMHDVPMLILGASHDQLIPPDQVHMTATTYGLTAEIFDDIGHGMMLEHGWEGVAKRIAEWLESQSL, encoded by the coding sequence ATGAATGCATCACGCTTCGGCGACCTCGAAGTCCTCTGTCACAGCCCAGAGAAGGACACGCCCCACGCCACCCCGCTGCTTTTCGTCCACGGCGCCTACACCGGCGCCTGGTGCTGGGAAGAGCATTTTCTGCCCTGGTTCGCAGCCAGGGGATGGACTGCTTACGCGGTATCCCTTTCAGGACATGGAAAGAGCCTGCACCACGACCACCTCGACTCGCTGTCGATCGACGACTATGTGCGCGACCTGACCCAGGTGATTGCGCGCCTGCCGAGCGCTCCAGTGCTGATCGGTCATTCGATGGGTGGCCTGGTGGTGCAGAAATACCTCGAACGGGCGACAGCCCCTGCGGCAGTGCTGATGGCGTCGGTGCCGCCACAAGGTCTGATGGGGTCGGCTTTCGGGCTGATGTTCAAGAAACCGCACCTGCTGGCCGATCTCAATCGCCTCATGAATGCAGGAGAAGCTCAGCTGGAGAGCCTGCGCGAAGCCCTTTTCCATCAACCGATCGAAGAAGCAACGCTGCGCCGCTACTACGCGCTGAGCCAAGCAGAGTCGCACCGCGCGATCTGGGACATGACGCTGTTCAACCTGCCCCAGCCTGCGCAGATGCACGATGTGCCAATGCTGATCCTCGGTGCGAGCCACGATCAGCTCATCCCGCCCGACCAGGTGCATATGACCGCCACCACCTACGGACTAACTGCCGAGATCTTTGACGATATCGGCCACGGGATGATGCTGGAACACGGCTGGGAAGGCGTCGCGAAGCGCATCGCGGAGTGGCTCGAGTCGCAATCGCTTTAA
- the ttcA gene encoding tRNA 2-thiocytidine(32) synthetase TtcA translates to MNSVTTQPAVEQAENRHSNTFLRLKKKLERGVGEAIGDYNMISDGDTVMVCVSGGKDSYTLLSCLLALRERAPVDFRIVAMNLDQKQPGFPDHILPAYFESIGVEYRIVTEDTYSIVKDKIPEGKTTCSLCSRLRRGIIYRTAAEIGATRIALGHHRDDMLETLFLNMFFGGKIKAMPPKLVSDDGKHMVIRPLAYCTESDIARFARSMDFPIIPCNLCGSQENAQRKHIKAMLQSWAREHPGRIESLATSLKNVVPSHLADQKLFDFVGVDRNTTLDEGDIAFDPQPLPEGNGGVIRLFSGQ, encoded by the coding sequence GTGAACAGCGTTACCACCCAACCCGCCGTCGAACAAGCCGAAAACCGCCACTCCAATACCTTTCTGCGCCTGAAAAAGAAGCTCGAGCGTGGCGTCGGCGAAGCGATCGGTGACTACAACATGATCAGCGACGGCGATACGGTGATGGTCTGCGTGTCTGGCGGCAAGGATTCATACACCCTGCTCTCCTGTCTGCTGGCGCTGCGCGAGCGTGCGCCGGTCGATTTCCGCATCGTGGCAATGAACCTCGATCAGAAACAGCCCGGCTTCCCCGACCACATCCTGCCCGCCTACTTCGAGTCCATCGGCGTCGAGTACCGGATCGTCACCGAGGACACCTACTCGATCGTCAAGGACAAGATCCCTGAGGGCAAGACCACGTGTTCGCTGTGCTCCCGCCTTCGCCGCGGCATCATTTACCGCACTGCAGCCGAGATCGGTGCCACCCGCATCGCGCTTGGACACCATCGTGACGACATGCTGGAAACACTGTTCCTGAACATGTTCTTCGGTGGAAAGATCAAGGCCATGCCACCCAAACTGGTGAGCGACGACGGCAAGCACATGGTGATCCGTCCGCTGGCGTACTGTACCGAAAGCGATATCGCCCGATTTGCCCGCAGCATGGATTTTCCGATCATTCCGTGCAATCTGTGCGGCTCGCAGGAAAACGCGCAGCGCAAACACATCAAGGCCATGCTCCAGTCGTGGGCACGGGAGCATCCCGGACGTATCGAGTCGCTCGCGACCTCGCTCAAGAATGTCGTCCCGTCGCATCTGGCCGACCAGAAACTGTTCGACTTCGTCGGCGTCGACCGAAATACAACACTGGACGAAGGTGATATCGCCTTCGATCCGCAGCCCCTCCCGGAGGGGAACGGAGGTGTTATCAGGCTTTTTTCCGGGCAATAA
- a CDS encoding RidA family protein, with amino-acid sequence MQSIQRKGTTARYSDSVVHNGVAYIVEVPTSVDGDIGSQTQEILDSLARQLEDIGSSTSRILSASIYLTDMADYAGMNAAWDAWVPAGTAPSRACLQVVALAQPGWRVEIAITAAVA; translated from the coding sequence ATGCAATCGATACAGCGCAAGGGCACAACTGCCCGTTACTCCGACTCCGTGGTTCACAACGGTGTCGCCTACATTGTCGAAGTCCCGACCTCGGTCGATGGCGACATCGGCAGCCAGACCCAGGAGATCCTCGACAGCCTGGCACGACAGCTCGAGGACATCGGCAGCAGTACCTCTCGCATCCTCAGCGCAAGCATCTACCTCACCGACATGGCCGACTATGCCGGCATGAACGCGGCGTGGGATGCCTGGGTGCCGGCGGGCACCGCCCCTTCCCGCGCCTGCCTCCAGGTCGTTGCGCTGGCGCAACCCGGCTGGCGGGTCGAAATCGCGATCACCGCCGCCGTCGCCTGA
- a CDS encoding YqaA family protein — protein MFDAVSAALGGLFVSAFLSATVLPGGSELVLAGILHQYPEQLVSALILATVGNTLGGMSTYAIARLLPRKELPQRLRQVQRYGSASLVLSWVPVVGDALCAAAGVLRLNWFSCLCWMALGKGLRYLAIASAMY, from the coding sequence GTGTTTGACGCCGTCAGCGCCGCGCTTGGCGGACTCTTCGTTTCGGCCTTCCTGTCAGCGACCGTACTGCCTGGCGGCTCCGAACTCGTACTTGCGGGCATCCTCCACCAGTACCCCGAGCAACTCGTCTCCGCCCTGATCCTCGCAACCGTCGGTAACACCCTCGGTGGCATGAGTACGTATGCAATCGCACGCCTCCTGCCGCGCAAGGAGTTGCCACAGCGCCTGCGCCAGGTGCAGCGCTACGGCAGCGCAAGCCTTGTGCTGTCCTGGGTTCCGGTCGTTGGGGACGCCTTGTGCGCGGCAGCCGGCGTACTTCGCCTGAACTGGTTTTCATGCCTGTGCTGGATGGCGCTGGGCAAGGGTCTGCGATACCTCGCAATCGCATCCGCCATGTACTGA
- a CDS encoding pteridine reductase, which produces MNEQSTEPVILVTGAARRVGAAIARELHAGGARIALHYRSSRDEAEALAASFLAIRPGSAMTVGGDLGADGVPEALADRVLAHYGRLDGLVNNASSFFPTPLGQIDSSAWADLVGSNLKGPLFLTQALAPALKASRGAVVNIVDIHAERPLRHYALYCAAKAGLAGLTRALALEMAPEVRVNGVSPGPIEWPEDGQIASDEREEIVRHTLLQREGSPTDIARTVRFLLVDAPYITGQILAVDGGRSAHL; this is translated from the coding sequence ATGAACGAACAATCCACCGAGCCCGTCATTCTCGTCACCGGCGCCGCGCGCAGAGTCGGCGCTGCGATTGCACGCGAACTTCACGCCGGCGGCGCTCGCATCGCGCTGCACTATCGCAGCAGCCGGGATGAGGCCGAAGCGCTCGCGGCGAGCTTTCTCGCCATCCGCCCGGGATCGGCCATGACCGTTGGCGGAGACCTTGGTGCCGATGGCGTGCCCGAAGCGCTCGCGGACCGGGTCCTGGCTCACTATGGCCGACTCGACGGACTCGTCAATAACGCGTCGAGCTTTTTCCCCACGCCGCTGGGGCAGATCGACTCAAGCGCCTGGGCCGATCTCGTTGGCTCCAACCTCAAGGGCCCGCTGTTCCTCACCCAGGCACTCGCACCGGCACTCAAGGCATCACGCGGCGCCGTCGTCAACATTGTCGACATCCACGCTGAACGCCCCCTGCGACATTACGCACTGTACTGCGCGGCCAAGGCAGGGCTGGCGGGGCTGACCCGCGCGCTCGCCCTTGAGATGGCGCCCGAGGTGCGGGTAAACGGTGTTTCTCCGGGGCCGATCGAGTGGCCCGAAGATGGGCAGATCGCAAGCGACGAGCGCGAGGAGATCGTCCGCCACACCTTGCTGCAGCGCGAAGGCAGCCCGACCGACATCGCCCGCACGGTGCGCTTCCTGCTGGTCGACGCCCCCTACATCACCGGTCAGATCCTGGCCGTGGATGGCGGCCGCAGCGCGCACCTCTAA
- a CDS encoding DUF2905 domain-containing protein — MLKWIVVVMLIVVLTGLIQPGTAQRLRLGHLPGDLAFRFRGKAYHFPFTTTVLLSLLAWLILRAI; from the coding sequence ATGCTCAAGTGGATTGTGGTGGTCATGCTGATCGTGGTGCTCACCGGCCTGATCCAGCCCGGCACGGCTCAGCGCCTGCGTCTTGGCCACCTGCCCGGAGATCTTGCATTCCGTTTCAGGGGCAAAGCTTATCACTTCCCCTTCACCACGACGGTGTTGCTGTCCCTGCTTGCCTGGCTCATCTTGCGCGCGATCTGA
- a CDS encoding glutathione S-transferase family protein: MITLHTWATPNGRKVSIALEELGLEYETRAIDITRKDQFAPEFAALNPNNKIPVLVDSEGPEGQPFTVIESGAILIYLAEKCGRLLPTDARERSEALQWLMFQMSSVGPMLGQIHHFLRFAPDVIPYAIDRYSREGARIYGVLNTRLKGRDWLAGSTYSIADIATYPWIARHEWQGIDLARFPEVQRWSKAMTARPAVRRGMEIPQ, encoded by the coding sequence ATGATCACCCTCCATACCTGGGCCACGCCGAACGGTCGAAAAGTATCGATCGCGCTGGAAGAACTCGGACTGGAATACGAAACCCGCGCAATCGACATCACCCGGAAAGATCAGTTTGCGCCCGAATTCGCCGCGCTCAACCCCAACAACAAGATTCCGGTACTCGTCGACAGTGAAGGGCCCGAAGGTCAGCCGTTCACGGTGATCGAGTCCGGGGCAATCCTGATCTACCTGGCCGAAAAATGTGGCCGACTGCTACCCACTGATGCGCGCGAGCGCAGCGAGGCCTTGCAGTGGCTGATGTTCCAGATGAGCAGCGTCGGGCCCATGCTTGGACAGATCCATCACTTCCTGCGCTTTGCGCCGGATGTCATTCCTTACGCAATCGACCGCTATTCGCGAGAGGGCGCGCGCATCTACGGCGTGCTCAACACCCGCCTCAAGGGCCGCGACTGGCTGGCCGGCAGCACCTACTCGATCGCAGATATTGCGACTTACCCCTGGATTGCCCGCCACGAGTGGCAAGGTATCGACCTTGCCCGATTCCCAGAGGTGCAGCGCTGGTCAAAAGCCATGACTGCACGCCCGGCAGTGCGGCGCGGCATGGAGATTCCCCAATGA
- a CDS encoding FHA domain-containing protein: MSDRKNLCVLVAEVIGGDHLITRLGKDEANHAVDRCLNRIDRAVGGNSGNVLERTQSSMTASFERCDSGVVAACEMLERVLSLPPVSGTQLKIRIGIHYGLADVGSGGDGVDGARRLAQTCRPGQALASSTAVMLLTPSARHFAGAEAFQSEAQSGLEWQVFTIGHRVGVVTSLPPNAKLSQRLRLRHQEEVMFVEEHRPIVLLGRELGNDVVIIDARASRQHARIERRRDGFVLIDQSSNGCHVSIDGDEERCIKGAELSLSGSGRIGCGFSSKEIERDLVFFDIV; this comes from the coding sequence ATGTCCGATCGAAAAAACCTGTGTGTGCTCGTGGCCGAAGTCATCGGGGGAGACCACCTCATCACACGCCTCGGCAAGGATGAGGCGAACCACGCAGTGGACCGCTGCCTGAACCGTATTGACCGTGCGGTAGGTGGCAATAGCGGCAATGTCCTTGAACGCACGCAAAGCTCCATGACGGCGAGCTTCGAGCGCTGCGATTCGGGCGTTGTCGCGGCCTGCGAAATGCTAGAGCGAGTCCTGAGCCTGCCGCCAGTCAGCGGCACGCAGTTGAAGATCCGGATCGGCATTCACTATGGTCTCGCCGATGTCGGCTCGGGTGGAGACGGAGTCGACGGCGCACGTCGCCTGGCGCAAACCTGTCGCCCCGGACAAGCCTTGGCGAGCAGCACTGCAGTCATGCTGCTCACCCCCTCGGCCCGGCACTTTGCCGGCGCAGAGGCATTTCAGTCCGAGGCACAAAGCGGGCTGGAATGGCAGGTATTCACCATCGGCCACCGCGTCGGCGTGGTGACGTCATTGCCACCGAACGCAAAACTCTCCCAGCGCCTGCGATTACGTCACCAGGAAGAGGTGATGTTCGTCGAAGAGCACCGCCCCATCGTGCTGCTCGGGCGTGAACTGGGCAACGATGTCGTGATCATCGATGCCAGGGCATCGCGCCAGCACGCACGCATCGAACGCAGAAGAGACGGCTTCGTCCTGATCGACCAGAGTTCCAATGGCTGCCACGTTTCCATCGACGGTGACGAAGAGCGCTGCATCAAGGGTGCCGAACTGTCCCTCAGTGGCTCGGGGCGCATCGGCTGCGGTTTTTCATCAAAGGAAATCGAACGCGACCTGGTCTTTTTCGACATCGTTTAA
- a CDS encoding DUF3683 domain-containing protein: MTQRLREIPYNYTSFSDREIVTRLLGADAWSVLDELRAERVTGRSARMLYEVLGDIWVVRRNPYLEDDLLASRERREALINALDHRVNEVEKRRQGNDRVALLIARARQAVADFERWFDVTARKRKAALKTLTRHTARDNVCFDGHARVSHVTDATDWRVEYPFVVLYPDTEEEMAPLVRACIELGMTIIPRGGGTGYTGGAVPLDANSVVINTEKLITIGAVEEMVLPDADGKPMDSPYATIRTGAGVVTDRVSEAASLAGRVFAVDPTSASASCVGGNIAMNAGGKKAVLWGTALDNLAWWKMVTPDGNWLEVERLDHNFGKIHEQHIARFRLRRFDGFTYAPLGEEVLSMPGAHCRKDGLGKDVTDKFLGGIPGVQKEGTDGLIVASRWVLHKMPPVTRTVCLEFFGQVREAVPAIVEITDYFKPGGAGNAAGVLLAGLEHLDERYVKAVGYTTKAKRHGRPKMVLIGDIVGFDENAVMTAASDVVRMTNTRGAEGFIAVSPEQRKRFWLERSRTAAISRHTNAFKINEDVVIPLPRMGDYCDGIERINIELSTRNKLELCDTLAEFLRGDLPLDQGDANLAADELIGDRREAALNYVGAVRRRWEWLLDNLDMPLAEAESQFATYGIQAGELSNRAANPTLFHRLQDYSIRVSWKTEIKPRLNKIFDGTIFAPVLERIEALHAQVLRGRVFVALHMHAGDGNVHTNLPVNSDNYDMLQTANRAVDRIMALARSLDGVISGEHGIGITKLDYLTDAEMASFWDYKSRVDPEGRFNRGKLMRGGNLDNAYTPSFNLMGHESLIMEQTEIGEIAHDIKDCLRCGKCKPVCSTHVPRANLLYSPRNKVLSTSLLIEAMLYEEQTRRGVSLAHWAEFEDVADHCTVCHKCEKPCPVDIDFGDVSIKMRNLLRKQGKKSFNPGKAAAMAFLTVKDPATIKVIRTGMIEWGYKAQRFAYTMGKRFGLIQSQVKAPPATLHKAPIKAQVIHFINKPMPGNLPKKTSRALLDIEDDKVIPVIRDPQKGSNDTDAVFYFPGCGSERLFSQVGLATQAMLYHVGTQTVLPPGYLCCGYPQTAAGEEDKGQKITTDNRVLFHRVANTLNYLDIKTVIVSCGTCMDQLQKYEFEKIFPGCRLLDIHEYLMEKGVKLEGVQGVNYMYHEPCHTPMKVHSGIKVANELMGTRVDLSDRCCGESGTLAVARPDISTQVRFRKQEEIEKGVALMQEASPNAPTKILTSCPSCLQGLSRYADDAGGIEPDYIVVELAKHLLGENWLPDYVAKANNGGIERVLL, encoded by the coding sequence ATGACCCAACGCCTGCGAGAAATTCCGTACAACTACACTTCGTTCTCCGACCGCGAGATCGTGACCCGCCTGCTCGGTGCAGACGCGTGGTCCGTTCTCGACGAATTGCGTGCAGAGCGGGTTACCGGCCGTTCGGCGCGAATGCTGTACGAAGTCCTCGGCGACATCTGGGTGGTTCGCCGCAACCCTTACCTTGAAGACGACCTGCTCGCCAGCCGCGAGCGGCGCGAGGCGCTGATCAACGCCCTCGACCACCGGGTCAATGAGGTGGAGAAGCGCCGGCAGGGTAACGACCGCGTCGCACTGCTGATTGCCCGCGCGCGTCAGGCCGTTGCCGATTTCGAGCGCTGGTTCGATGTCACTGCGCGCAAGCGCAAGGCTGCGCTGAAGACGCTCACGCGTCACACTGCGCGCGACAACGTCTGTTTCGACGGGCACGCCCGCGTATCGCACGTCACCGACGCAACTGACTGGCGCGTCGAGTACCCCTTCGTCGTCCTCTACCCCGACACCGAAGAGGAAATGGCACCGCTGGTACGCGCCTGTATCGAACTCGGCATGACCATCATCCCGCGCGGCGGCGGCACCGGCTATACCGGCGGAGCCGTACCCCTCGACGCGAATTCGGTGGTGATCAACACCGAGAAGCTGATCACCATCGGCGCTGTGGAAGAGATGGTTCTGCCCGACGCCGACGGCAAGCCGATGGACTCCCCCTACGCGACCATTCGCACCGGCGCCGGCGTTGTCACCGATCGCGTGTCGGAGGCAGCAAGCCTGGCCGGCCGCGTGTTCGCCGTCGACCCCACCTCGGCCAGCGCATCCTGTGTGGGCGGCAACATCGCCATGAACGCCGGCGGCAAGAAGGCCGTGCTGTGGGGCACTGCACTCGACAACCTGGCGTGGTGGAAGATGGTCACGCCGGACGGCAACTGGCTCGAGGTCGAGCGTCTCGACCACAATTTCGGCAAGATCCACGAGCAGCACATTGCACGGTTCCGCCTGCGCCGCTTCGATGGCTTCACTTACGCGCCCCTCGGAGAAGAAGTGCTCTCCATGCCCGGCGCACACTGCCGCAAGGACGGACTGGGCAAGGACGTCACCGACAAATTTCTCGGCGGCATTCCGGGCGTGCAGAAGGAAGGCACGGACGGCCTGATCGTGGCCTCGCGCTGGGTGCTGCACAAGATGCCGCCGGTCACCCGCACCGTCTGTCTCGAGTTTTTCGGCCAGGTTCGCGAAGCCGTGCCAGCCATCGTCGAGATCACCGACTACTTCAAGCCGGGTGGCGCCGGCAATGCCGCCGGTGTGCTGCTGGCGGGGCTCGAGCACCTCGACGAGCGCTATGTGAAGGCGGTGGGCTACACCACCAAGGCCAAACGCCACGGCCGCCCGAAGATGGTGCTGATCGGTGACATCGTCGGCTTCGACGAGAACGCGGTGATGACCGCCGCCTCCGACGTGGTGCGCATGACCAACACCCGCGGTGCAGAAGGCTTCATTGCGGTCTCGCCCGAGCAGCGCAAGCGCTTCTGGCTGGAGCGCTCACGCACGGCAGCCATCTCCCGCCATACGAACGCCTTCAAGATCAACGAAGACGTGGTCATCCCGCTGCCACGCATGGGCGACTACTGTGACGGCATCGAGCGCATCAACATCGAGTTGTCCACCCGCAACAAGCTTGAGTTGTGCGACACCCTTGCCGAATTTCTGCGTGGCGATCTGCCACTGGATCAGGGCGATGCGAACCTTGCCGCAGATGAGCTGATTGGTGACCGCCGCGAAGCTGCCCTCAACTACGTCGGGGCCGTGCGCCGGCGCTGGGAATGGCTGCTGGACAACCTTGACATGCCGCTGGCCGAGGCTGAGAGCCAGTTCGCCACCTACGGCATTCAAGCCGGTGAACTGAGCAATCGTGCAGCAAACCCCACGCTCTTCCATCGCCTTCAGGATTACTCCATCCGGGTGTCGTGGAAGACCGAGATCAAGCCGCGTCTGAACAAGATCTTCGACGGCACGATCTTCGCCCCGGTGCTCGAGCGGATCGAGGCGCTGCATGCGCAGGTGCTGCGCGGGCGCGTCTTTGTGGCGCTGCACATGCACGCCGGCGACGGCAACGTGCACACCAACCTTCCGGTCAACTCCGATAACTACGACATGCTGCAGACCGCCAATCGCGCGGTCGATCGCATCATGGCGCTGGCGCGCTCGCTTGATGGCGTGATTTCCGGCGAGCACGGCATCGGCATCACCAAGCTCGACTATCTGACTGACGCGGAGATGGCCTCCTTCTGGGACTACAAGTCCAGAGTGGACCCCGAGGGTCGCTTCAACCGTGGCAAGCTGATGCGGGGCGGCAACCTCGACAATGCCTACACGCCCAGCTTCAACCTGATGGGCCACGAATCGCTGATCATGGAGCAGACCGAGATCGGCGAGATTGCGCACGATATCAAGGACTGCCTGCGTTGCGGCAAGTGCAAGCCGGTGTGCTCGACTCATGTGCCGCGCGCCAACCTGCTCTACAGCCCGCGCAACAAGGTGCTCAGCACCTCGCTGCTGATCGAGGCCATGCTTTACGAAGAGCAGACACGGCGCGGCGTATCGCTGGCACACTGGGCCGAGTTCGAGGATGTGGCCGACCATTGCACCGTATGCCACAAGTGCGAAAAGCCGTGCCCGGTCGACATCGACTTCGGCGACGTCTCGATCAAGATGCGCAACCTGCTGCGCAAGCAGGGCAAGAAGTCCTTCAATCCCGGCAAGGCCGCGGCGATGGCCTTCCTTACCGTCAAGGACCCGGCCACGATCAAGGTGATCCGCACCGGCATGATCGAATGGGGCTACAAGGCGCAGCGTTTCGCCTACACAATGGGCAAACGCTTCGGCCTCATCCAGTCCCAGGTGAAGGCGCCGCCAGCCACGCTGCACAAGGCCCCGATCAAGGCGCAGGTGATTCACTTCATCAATAAGCCGATGCCCGGCAATCTGCCGAAGAAGACCTCCCGCGCCCTGCTCGACATCGAGGACGACAAGGTCATCCCGGTGATTCGCGACCCGCAAAAGGGCAGTAACGATACCGACGCCGTGTTCTACTTCCCCGGCTGTGGCTCGGAGCGCCTGTTCAGCCAGGTCGGCCTGGCCACCCAGGCCATGCTCTACCACGTCGGCACGCAGACCGTGCTGCCGCCGGGCTACCTGTGCTGCGGCTATCCGCAGACGGCCGCCGGCGAGGAAGACAAGGGGCAGAAGATCACCACCGACAACCGGGTGCTCTTCCACCGCGTCGCCAACACGCTGAACTATCTCGACATCAAGACGGTGATCGTGTCCTGCGGCACCTGCATGGATCAGCTGCAGAAGTACGAGTTCGAGAAGATCTTCCCCGGCTGCCGCCTGCTCGACATCCATGAGTACCTGATGGAAAAGGGCGTGAAGCTCGAAGGTGTGCAGGGCGTGAACTACATGTATCACGAGCCCTGCCACACCCCGATGAAGGTGCATTCCGGCATCAAGGTGGCCAACGAGCTGATGGGGACACGGGTGGACCTGTCGGACCGCTGCTGCGGCGAGTCGGGCACCCTGGCGGTTGCACGTCCGGACATTTCCACCCAGGTGCGCTTCCGCAAGCAGGAGGAGATCGAAAAGGGTGTGGCGCTGATGCAGGAAGCCAGCCCCAACGCCCCGACCAAGATCCTCACCTCCTGCCCCAGCTGCCTGCAGGGGCTGAGCCGTTACGCCGACGACGCCGGCGGCATCGAGCCCGACTACATCGTGGTCGAACTCGCAAAGCACCTGCTGGGAGAGAACTGGCTGCCCGATTACGTCGCAAAAGCCAATAACGGCGGCATTGAGCGCGTGCTGCTGTAA
- a CDS encoding PsiF family protein translates to MKGLILTTVAATLLATLSPADAWANPQHERMKTCNQEARTKALKGDDRKQFMSTCLKGKHAVGAAPAASPASRAPEPVKGKAQNVSATSTSDGALQAAQKEKMKGCSRNASEKALKGNERKAFMSECLKG, encoded by the coding sequence ATGAAAGGATTGATTCTGACGACTGTTGCCGCCACCTTGCTTGCCACATTATCCCCTGCGGACGCCTGGGCCAATCCGCAGCACGAGCGGATGAAGACGTGCAATCAGGAGGCAAGGACAAAGGCACTGAAGGGAGACGACCGCAAGCAGTTCATGAGCACATGCCTGAAAGGCAAGCATGCTGTGGGGGCTGCGCCGGCCGCGTCGCCAGCATCCAGGGCTCCCGAACCCGTCAAGGGCAAGGCACAGAACGTGTCCGCTACCTCAACGAGTGACGGTGCGCTTCAGGCCGCTCAGAAGGAAAAAATGAAAGGGTGCAGCCGGAACGCGAGCGAGAAGGCACTCAAGGGCAATGAGCGCAAGGCCTTCATGAGCGAGTGTCTTAAAGGGTGA
- a CDS encoding class I SAM-dependent methyltransferase, with the protein MPSLPQPSAEALDQSNRLTALLQSEIRAAGGWMPFSRYMELALYAPGLGYYSGGARKFGPGGDFITAPELTPLFGQALAGQVEQVMQVSAMQVIEVGAGTGLLAADLLLELERRGALPLSYGILELSAELRERQFDTLAQRAPHLAARVQWLDTLPAQFSGVVVANEVLDVMPVHLVVSRADGVFERGVVLTESEDGAVFRWGDSPAEGAVLEAARALELPAPAEGEYLTEINLAGQAWMASWADRLQQGAMLLIDYGYPRAEYYLPSRSNGTLLCYYRHHAHADPFLWPGLNDITEFVDFTAMAEAAYDAGLEVLGYTSQAQFLFNCGVLDCLARRGPEGSADYVRAARAAQRLTTPQEMGELFKVLAVGRGIDVPLLGFARGDRLHTL; encoded by the coding sequence ATGCCTTCCTTGCCCCAGCCTTCTGCAGAAGCTCTTGACCAGAGCAATCGCCTGACTGCCCTGCTGCAATCCGAAATCCGGGCCGCAGGGGGCTGGATGCCGTTTTCCCGTTACATGGAACTGGCACTTTACGCGCCCGGGCTGGGGTATTACAGCGGCGGCGCGAGAAAGTTCGGGCCGGGGGGCGATTTCATCACGGCACCGGAGCTCACGCCCTTGTTTGGCCAGGCGCTTGCAGGCCAGGTCGAGCAGGTGATGCAGGTCAGTGCGATGCAGGTGATCGAAGTCGGTGCCGGGACCGGACTGCTTGCGGCCGATCTCCTGCTTGAGCTTGAGCGCAGAGGTGCGCTCCCGCTCAGCTATGGCATCCTCGAACTTTCGGCCGAACTCAGGGAACGCCAGTTCGACACCCTCGCGCAACGGGCGCCGCATCTGGCCGCGCGCGTCCAGTGGCTGGATACGCTGCCCGCGCAGTTCTCCGGTGTGGTGGTCGCGAACGAAGTGCTCGATGTGATGCCGGTGCATCTGGTCGTGTCGCGCGCCGATGGCGTGTTTGAGCGCGGTGTCGTGCTGACCGAGAGCGAAGATGGGGCGGTGTTTCGCTGGGGTGACAGTCCGGCCGAGGGGGCAGTGCTCGAAGCGGCCCGCGCGCTGGAACTGCCGGCGCCCGCAGAGGGCGAATACCTGACCGAGATCAACCTGGCCGGGCAGGCCTGGATGGCCTCATGGGCAGACCGCTTGCAGCAGGGGGCGATGCTGCTGATCGATTATGGCTATCCGCGCGCCGAGTACTATCTGCCGTCGCGCTCGAACGGCACCTTGCTGTGCTACTACCGCCATCATGCGCACGCCGACCCCTTCCTGTGGCCGGGGCTGAACGACATTACCGAATTCGTGGATTTCACCGCGATGGCCGAGGCGGCGTACGACGCAGGGCTGGAAGTGCTGGGCTACACCAGCCAGGCACAGTTTCTGTTCAATTGCGGGGTGCTGGACTGTCTGGCACGACGCGGCCCAGAAGGGTCGGCCGACTATGTTCGCGCGGCGCGCGCAGCGCAACGGCTGACCACGCCGCAGGAGATGGGCGAGTTGTTCAAGGTGCTTGCCGTCGGCCGGGGCATCGACGTACCGCTGCTCGGTTTCGCTCGCGGCGACCGTCTGCATACGCTTTGA